In Clostridiales bacterium, the following are encoded in one genomic region:
- a CDS encoding tetratricopeptide repeat protein, translated as MSSSEPMIPTDLSAQEFVLFRDYIHEHSGIYLEEAKLDSLRISLITRATRFGLASLREYLDLLQRDDTEFRELMNLVTINETSFFRFPAQFSAMRDFVVPEILERKDARNQAFRVWSAGCSTGEEPYSIAMTLIDAGIEGAGHRLEVTGTDVSSSALAKAQAGWYPARALTNVAPEILTRFFDPTGDGYHIRQDVRKIVDFGYHNLIKEPYPIGLMGNWDIIFCRNVTIYFRLESTRRVVNNFFESLNPGGYLFIGHSETLTSITDRFVPVEVGGVFLYRKPVPRPAYSFAERIEAARRGRSQQLGTEASVRASRTPAAQTMSPAPPNTVHGESLTNASLAASLEHSSGHDGESVDELLRQAREASADGRTSDVLGLATRALALEPSCAEAYLLAAFAHADTGDFASALDESNRALDIDPLLASARYVLGLIYLRTDRLDEAMFEFKRTIYTDSDFVLAHLNLGNLYRARGAIEDACREYENALSALYRRPDGPWSVFLGGFRPDLLAKTCERSLVECRKVDEAAKVQRRRRR; from the coding sequence ATGTCATCATCGGAGCCGATGATCCCAACGGATCTTTCAGCCCAGGAGTTTGTACTCTTCCGTGACTACATCCATGAACACTCCGGAATCTATCTCGAAGAGGCGAAGCTCGACTCCTTGCGCATCTCGCTGATCACGAGAGCGACACGGTTCGGTCTCGCGTCACTCAGGGAGTACCTCGATCTGCTCCAGCGCGACGACACCGAGTTTCGAGAGCTGATGAACCTTGTCACGATCAACGAGACCAGCTTCTTCCGGTTTCCGGCGCAGTTCTCGGCTATGCGCGATTTCGTCGTTCCCGAGATATTGGAGCGCAAGGACGCGAGGAACCAAGCGTTTCGGGTGTGGTCCGCGGGTTGTTCGACTGGCGAGGAGCCGTACTCAATCGCGATGACGCTGATCGACGCGGGAATCGAGGGGGCAGGTCATAGACTCGAGGTCACGGGGACAGACGTCTCGTCGAGCGCGCTTGCGAAAGCCCAAGCGGGTTGGTACCCAGCGCGGGCTCTCACCAACGTTGCGCCCGAGATACTCACGCGGTTCTTCGACCCGACGGGTGACGGGTACCACATCCGTCAGGACGTGCGGAAGATCGTCGACTTCGGCTATCACAACCTCATCAAGGAGCCCTATCCGATCGGGCTGATGGGCAACTGGGACATCATCTTTTGCCGCAACGTCACCATCTACTTTCGCCTGGAGTCGACACGGCGCGTGGTCAACAACTTCTTCGAGAGCCTCAATCCTGGCGGCTACCTGTTCATCGGCCATTCCGAGACGCTCACGAGCATCACCGACCGCTTTGTGCCCGTCGAGGTTGGCGGGGTCTTTCTCTACCGCAAACCAGTTCCGCGCCCGGCGTACTCGTTCGCCGAGCGGATTGAGGCGGCGAGGCGCGGACGTTCGCAACAGCTCGGCACGGAGGCTTCCGTACGCGCATCACGCACGCCGGCGGCCCAAACAATGTCCCCCGCACCTCCTAATACCGTGCATGGTGAGTCGCTTACGAACGCCTCGCTCGCCGCATCGCTGGAGCACTCTTCTGGCCACGATGGTGAATCCGTCGACGAGCTGCTCAGACAGGCGCGTGAGGCGTCGGCAGATGGCCGAACTTCCGATGTGCTAGGGCTTGCGACGCGAGCGCTCGCTCTCGAACCGTCGTGCGCCGAGGCGTACCTTCTGGCGGCGTTCGCGCATGCGGATACCGGCGATTTCGCCTCGGCCCTCGACGAGAGCAACCGCGCACTCGATATCGATCCGCTCTTAGCGTCGGCCAGGTATGTGCTCGGCCTCATCTATCTGCGCACCGATCGGCTCGACGAGGCGATGTTCGAGTTCAAAAGAACGATATACACGGATTCCGATTTCGTGCTTGCTCATCTGAACCTCGGCAATCTCTATCGGGCCCGCGGGGCGATAGAGGATGCGTGCCGGGAGTACGAGAACGCGCTCAGTGCGCTTTACCGCAGGCCGGACGGTCCGTGGAGCGTCTTTCTTGGCGGGTTTCGGCCCGACTTGCTCGCGAAAACATGTGAGCGCAGTCTGGTAGAGTGTCGAAAGGTAGATGAGGCGGCTAAAGTGCAGCGCCGCCGGAGGCGATAA
- a CDS encoding 5-(carboxyamino)imidazole ribonucleotide synthase has protein sequence MRVGILGAGQLAQMLTEAGTRLGMSHVLLAPEHDACAASCGVFVHGDYDDPHALSRFSEHADVATFEFENVPTHAVEWLEDRIPVRPSAEVLRIAQDRLREKETFRRLGIPVPRFEAINTLLELQHHAEAVGLPAVLKTRTLGYDGKGQAIVRDTRAESLQRAWRAIGGTPAILEELVPFDRELSVIGTQSPDGEQVFYSLNENVHREGILRLTMARATDPQREIAEEYARRLLVEFGYVGTLALELFEVEGGLLANEMAPRVHNSGHWTIEGAETSQFENHMRAVCGLPLGGTLQHRAAAMVNLIGTLPAVHDVLAIPDAHLHVYGKAERPGRKVGHITLIDHANNSVEFNTRVARALELAGEDAAAYALTLRESQRGA, from the coding sequence GTGAGAGTAGGCATCCTCGGCGCCGGGCAGCTCGCCCAGATGCTCACCGAAGCCGGTACGCGACTCGGCATGTCACACGTGTTGCTCGCGCCGGAACATGACGCGTGCGCCGCGTCATGCGGTGTCTTTGTGCACGGAGACTACGATGACCCTCACGCGCTCTCGCGCTTTTCCGAGCACGCCGACGTGGCGACGTTCGAGTTCGAAAATGTGCCCACGCACGCTGTCGAGTGGCTCGAGGATAGGATTCCCGTACGGCCCTCGGCAGAGGTGCTTCGCATCGCCCAAGACCGCCTACGCGAAAAAGAGACCTTCAGACGCCTCGGCATCCCCGTACCCAGGTTTGAGGCGATTAACACGCTGCTTGAGCTGCAACACCATGCCGAGGCGGTCGGGCTTCCTGCGGTGCTCAAGACGCGGACACTGGGCTACGACGGCAAAGGACAGGCCATCGTGCGCGACACTCGGGCTGAATCGCTTCAGAGGGCATGGCGCGCTATCGGAGGCACACCCGCGATCCTCGAGGAGTTGGTGCCATTTGACCGGGAGCTCTCGGTCATCGGCACGCAGTCACCCGATGGTGAACAGGTGTTCTACTCTCTAAACGAGAACGTGCACCGTGAGGGCATATTGCGTCTGACCATGGCGCGCGCCACCGATCCGCAACGCGAGATCGCCGAGGAGTACGCGCGCCGCTTGTTAGTCGAGTTTGGATACGTGGGAACGCTCGCCCTCGAGCTCTTCGAGGTCGAGGGCGGTCTGCTCGCCAACGAGATGGCCCCGCGGGTGCACAACAGCGGCCACTGGACGATCGAGGGCGCTGAAACATCTCAGTTCGAAAACCACATGCGCGCCGTCTGCGGGTTGCCGCTCGGCGGGACACTCCAGCATCGGGCGGCCGCGATGGTAAATCTCATAGGCACGCTGCCCGCGGTCCACGACGTGCTCGCAATCCCCGACGCACACCTTCACGTGTACGGCAAAGCCGAGCGCCCGGGACGCAAGGTGGGACACATCACGCTCATCGATCACGCGAACAATTCTGTGGAGTTCAACACCCGCGTCGCACGCGCTCTGGAGCTTGCGGGCGAGGACGCTGCGGCGTACGCGTTGACGTTGCGAGAATCACAACGCGGCGCGTGA
- the purE gene encoding 5-(carboxyamino)imidazole ribonucleotide mutase has translation MSSERLTSTPLVGVIMGSVSDWETLSHAVETLRSLKIPCEAKVVSAHRTPDRLFEYAETARIRGIEVIIAGAGGAAHLPGMAAAKTSLPVLGVPVRSEALNGIDSLLSIVQMPAGIPVGTLAIGRAGAVNAALLSASILGNKYPEIAAELERFRARQTESVLESPDSPSGMP, from the coding sequence ATGAGTAGTGAGCGGCTTACCTCCACGCCCTTGGTAGGCGTGATCATGGGATCAGTGTCGGACTGGGAAACGCTCAGTCATGCGGTCGAAACGCTCAGGAGCCTCAAAATCCCGTGTGAGGCGAAGGTGGTGTCGGCTCATCGCACCCCAGACCGGCTGTTCGAGTACGCCGAGACCGCTCGTATTCGAGGTATCGAAGTGATCATCGCAGGTGCGGGAGGCGCGGCGCACCTCCCCGGCATGGCGGCCGCAAAAACCTCCCTGCCTGTCCTAGGAGTTCCAGTCAGGTCCGAAGCACTCAACGGCATCGACTCCCTCCTCTCAATCGTGCAGATGCCCGCAGGTATTCCGGTCGGGACGTTGGCGATAGGACGCGCGGGAGCGGTGAATGCGGCGTTACTGAGCGCGAGCATCCTGGGCAACAAGTATCCCGAGATTGCGGCGGAACTTGAACGGTTCCGCGCTCGACAAACCGAATCCGTGCTCGAGAGTCCAGATTCGCCATCTGGAATGCCGTGA
- a CDS encoding threonylcarbamoyl-AMP synthase → MSVLVRQKPSTRPCEGTPASSTSVTQAAEILRRGGLVAIPTETVYGLGADAANRAAVEKIFEVKGRPPGHPLIVHLASAEHIGAWARGVPDEAWKLAEALWPGPLTLILKRAPRVLDVVTGGQDTIGLRVPGHPVAHALLVEFAGGIAAPSANRFGRISPTTAAHVIADLGDQVEMVLDAGPCPVGVESTILDLSEGVPRLLRPGSITAERISEILGITCDVPVTGGPQVPGQLESHYAPRTPLRLVDSSQLAATISKEVSAGHGVAVLAIGAQEQALLEGSTWFSMPADPESYAHDLYATLRELDRGRFRLILAEQPPDGPGWRAVRDRLSRAAAPSVSSATAKPGD, encoded by the coding sequence ATGAGCGTCTTGGTGCGTCAGAAACCGTCTACCCGGCCTTGTGAAGGGACGCCCGCGTCTTCTACGAGCGTTACACAGGCCGCCGAGATACTTCGCCGAGGCGGACTCGTCGCTATTCCTACCGAGACGGTTTATGGCCTGGGGGCTGACGCGGCCAATCGAGCCGCGGTGGAAAAGATCTTTGAGGTCAAGGGGCGTCCACCCGGACATCCACTCATTGTGCATCTGGCATCCGCCGAACACATCGGAGCGTGGGCGCGAGGGGTGCCAGATGAGGCATGGAAACTGGCGGAGGCACTTTGGCCCGGACCGCTCACCCTCATCCTCAAGCGTGCGCCTCGCGTCCTCGATGTCGTCACGGGCGGACAAGATACTATCGGACTGCGCGTACCGGGACATCCAGTCGCACACGCGCTCCTCGTGGAGTTTGCTGGTGGGATCGCGGCACCGTCGGCCAACAGGTTCGGCCGAATCAGCCCCACGACGGCCGCCCATGTTATTGCAGACCTTGGCGACCAGGTCGAAATGGTATTGGACGCGGGGCCGTGTCCCGTTGGAGTCGAGTCAACGATACTCGATCTGTCCGAGGGAGTTCCGCGCCTCTTGCGCCCCGGAAGTATCACCGCTGAGCGGATATCGGAGATCCTCGGCATCACGTGCGATGTTCCTGTAACCGGAGGACCTCAGGTGCCCGGTCAGCTTGAAAGTCACTACGCTCCTCGTACGCCTCTGCGTCTCGTGGACTCGTCACAGTTGGCGGCCACGATTTCAAAGGAGGTGTCGGCGGGCCACGGTGTAGCTGTGCTTGCGATTGGAGCACAAGAGCAGGCCCTCCTCGAAGGAAGCACGTGGTTTTCTATGCCTGCGGATCCGGAGAGCTACGCGCATGATCTCTATGCGACGCTGAGAGAACTCGACCGCGGACGGTTTCGCCTTATCCTTGCCGAGCAGCCTCCCGATGGGCCAGGGTGGCGGGCCGTGCGTGACCGGCTGTCCCGGGCAGCCGCGCCGAGTGTTTCGAGCGCGACCGCAAAACCGGGTGACTGA
- the tadA gene encoding Flp pilus assembly complex ATPase component TadA — translation MAESGAITARTLEALLEAGLVTVEQSSTIVHTFEQEGITLGELLVQRNLVTADDLATVLEDQLGMPRVELASYTPDAEALAMLPTLRARELGMLPLFEIDGMLTVAIGDPFDIFRLDVLGEELSLEVEAVLTDPGALCEALGQYYPVEEVAPSLSAESESGQGIETPPGAEMLAPAGLDDTAEHDIEFDAADLFEAHAVDAPVAVEPSVAPSFDEVAVSEKLGSETLEEVVETETPAGSASIDLDVLAVADPAKVAVLVTEILRHAVTQGASRIHLLPYKDDFFLVYRVAGRLEKIASAPLSMQAALVEGFKSFARIGGLSARVPALNRVRTRIADRDLAVSVSSVPTIAGQRVVISFSSATESPRTLSQLGMSDAEIFALSAMVERGRGILLICAPVAGGSSSTYYALLAHAAASGRTVYSVERSVEYEIPAVAQVLVTPASPLSAAAYFSAGMRQDTDVVAIDAIHSVEDAHLAIEAAGLGKLVIATFSGGGIVAGVSRLLGMGAEPVSLAAALTLGVGQRLVRLNCQHCVLEEPGTLAQLIPGAPPGTVSSRGAGCPSCAKSGFAGATGVFEVLPITDPVRSVISRGASADEIGAAAMAVGMRPMVASGLSRVQEGLVSAAELNRVVRFTD, via the coding sequence ATGGCGGAGTCTGGCGCTATAACCGCCCGTACGCTCGAAGCGCTCCTCGAGGCGGGTCTCGTTACGGTCGAGCAATCGAGCACGATCGTGCATACCTTCGAGCAGGAGGGCATCACGCTCGGTGAGCTGCTGGTTCAGCGGAACCTCGTCACGGCGGACGACTTAGCGACAGTGCTTGAGGATCAACTCGGCATGCCTCGAGTAGAGCTGGCAAGCTACACCCCGGACGCGGAAGCGCTTGCGATGTTGCCGACTCTACGAGCGCGCGAACTAGGCATGTTGCCACTGTTCGAGATCGACGGGATGCTGACGGTCGCCATAGGCGACCCGTTCGACATCTTCCGCCTAGATGTGCTCGGGGAGGAGCTCTCGCTCGAGGTAGAGGCGGTGCTCACCGATCCGGGCGCGCTTTGTGAGGCCCTCGGGCAGTACTATCCGGTTGAAGAAGTCGCACCTTCGCTTTCCGCAGAGTCCGAGTCAGGGCAGGGAATCGAGACGCCGCCGGGGGCTGAGATGCTCGCTCCCGCTGGTTTGGATGACACCGCGGAACACGATATCGAGTTCGACGCGGCGGACCTCTTTGAGGCGCATGCCGTAGATGCGCCTGTCGCAGTCGAGCCGAGCGTGGCACCCAGCTTCGATGAGGTCGCCGTGTCCGAGAAGCTCGGCTCCGAAACGCTTGAGGAGGTTGTAGAGACCGAGACGCCGGCGGGATCGGCGTCGATCGATCTCGATGTGCTCGCGGTGGCCGATCCCGCGAAGGTCGCGGTGCTTGTCACCGAAATACTGCGCCACGCTGTCACGCAGGGCGCCTCGCGTATCCACCTGCTGCCATACAAAGACGACTTCTTCCTCGTCTACCGGGTCGCCGGGCGCCTCGAGAAGATCGCGAGCGCACCACTGTCGATGCAGGCCGCACTCGTCGAGGGCTTCAAGAGTTTCGCGCGCATCGGGGGGTTGTCCGCCCGCGTGCCGGCGCTCAACCGGGTGAGGACTCGCATCGCGGACCGTGATCTCGCTGTTTCGGTCTCGTCGGTGCCCACGATCGCTGGTCAGCGGGTAGTCATCTCGTTCTCTTCAGCGACCGAGTCACCTCGCACGCTCTCCCAGCTTGGCATGTCTGACGCCGAGATATTCGCGCTGAGCGCGATGGTGGAGCGTGGACGGGGGATACTCCTGATCTGTGCGCCCGTCGCTGGCGGTAGTAGTTCGACGTACTACGCACTGCTCGCGCACGCGGCGGCGTCAGGCCGCACGGTTTACTCGGTCGAACGCTCCGTCGAGTACGAGATACCCGCGGTCGCGCAGGTGCTGGTCACGCCCGCCTCTCCTCTCAGCGCCGCCGCGTACTTCTCGGCGGGAATGCGACAGGACACCGACGTCGTCGCCATCGACGCGATCCACTCCGTCGAAGACGCGCACCTTGCGATCGAGGCGGCGGGACTTGGCAAGCTTGTGATCGCGACGTTTTCGGGCGGCGGGATCGTCGCCGGGGTGAGCCGCCTGCTTGGGATGGGAGCGGAGCCGGTCAGTCTGGCGGCCGCCCTTACGCTGGGAGTGGGCCAGCGACTCGTCCGGCTCAACTGTCAGCATTGCGTGCTGGAAGAGCCCGGCACTCTCGCGCAACTCATACCGGGAGCGCCTCCAGGCACGGTGAGCTCACGCGGAGCGGGGTGTCCATCGTGCGCCAAGAGCGGATTTGCGGGTGCGACCGGCGTCTTTGAGGTGCTGCCGATTACCGATCCGGTCAGATCGGTAATCAGCAGGGGCGCATCTGCCGATGAAATAGGAGCGGCCGCGATGGCCGTTGGGATGCGGCCGATGGTCGCCTCCGGCCTGTCGAGGGTCCAGGAGGGCCTTGTAAGCGCCGCCGAGCTGAACCG
- a CDS encoding response regulator → MATARILAVDDSPTILEMIKAILEAGGYEVITAADGAAALEKARAEMPDLILLDVMLPKLDGYRVCRLLKFDQKYKGIPIIMLTAKTEEQAMATGIRTGANQYLTKPVEPERLLAAVAEELSKAQG, encoded by the coding sequence ATGGCAACCGCGCGCATCCTCGCTGTGGATGATAGCCCGACCATCCTCGAGATGATCAAGGCGATCCTCGAGGCGGGCGGCTATGAGGTGATCACCGCCGCTGATGGCGCCGCGGCGCTGGAGAAGGCCCGGGCCGAGATGCCCGATCTCATCTTGCTCGATGTCATGTTGCCAAAGCTTGACGGGTACCGGGTCTGCCGCCTTCTGAAGTTCGATCAGAAGTACAAGGGGATCCCCATCATCATGCTCACCGCGAAGACCGAAGAACAAGCGATGGCAACGGGCATTCGAACGGGCGCGAACCAGTACTTGACCAAGCCTGTTGAGCCGGAGCGGCTGCTGGCAGCGGTCGCTGAAGAGCTTTCCAAGGCACAGGGTTAG
- a CDS encoding 4Fe-4S binding protein codes for MYSAGFVDESKCVGCKLCTQVCPEPNAIRFLVARKKSFIVAARCKGCGICAVMCPKAAIEIRQITQEESNACEVSCME; via the coding sequence ATGTATTCTGCAGGTTTCGTAGATGAGTCAAAGTGCGTAGGCTGCAAGTTGTGCACCCAGGTATGTCCTGAACCGAATGCGATTCGATTCCTCGTCGCGCGCAAGAAGTCCTTCATCGTCGCTGCTCGCTGTAAGGGTTGCGGGATCTGTGCCGTCATGTGCCCGAAGGCGGCAATCGAAATCCGTCAGATCACGCAGGAAGAATCTAACGCGTGCGAGGTCAGCTGCATGGAGTGA
- a CDS encoding DUF4388 domain-containing protein, with protein MALEGNLKDFSLADMFRLLSSGQKTGTLYMTRSEAEGRVCFKKGRVYFASSNYNRESLGKRLVKSGVISEKQLRQALGLQKIQKKEKAGRRLGQILVDEGYLEGKILENFIQDQINDTLFDLFRWEEGDLRFEAEDTCEDEDIGISVSVENIIMESARRLEMWARIRERIPTLDTRFVMAAAPGEKSIEIHLKPREWMLLCFLHGGRSVHELTELTGYNDFETAKILYGMHSAGLIEKLNVSGASITAE; from the coding sequence GTGGCACTCGAGGGAAACCTCAAAGACTTCTCGCTCGCGGATATGTTCCGGTTGCTCTCATCGGGCCAAAAGACCGGCACGTTATATATGACCCGCTCGGAAGCCGAGGGCAGAGTGTGCTTCAAGAAGGGGCGCGTCTATTTCGCCTCTTCGAACTACAACCGCGAGTCACTCGGAAAGCGCCTGGTCAAATCAGGCGTGATCTCGGAGAAGCAGCTACGCCAAGCACTCGGGCTCCAGAAGATACAGAAGAAGGAGAAAGCGGGCCGCCGTCTAGGCCAGATCCTCGTCGACGAAGGGTACCTCGAAGGCAAGATCCTCGAGAACTTCATCCAGGATCAGATCAACGACACACTGTTCGATCTGTTTCGCTGGGAAGAGGGAGACCTGAGGTTCGAGGCCGAGGACACCTGCGAAGACGAGGACATCGGGATCTCGGTTTCGGTTGAGAACATCATCATGGAGTCCGCGCGCCGGCTCGAGATGTGGGCGCGCATACGTGAACGGATACCAACGCTTGACACGCGTTTCGTGATGGCTGCGGCACCCGGCGAGAAATCGATTGAGATCCATCTCAAGCCGAGGGAGTGGATGTTGCTTTGTTTCCTTCATGGCGGCAGATCGGTCCACGAGTTGACTGAACTCACCGGCTATAACGACTTCGAGACGGCGAAAATCCTCTACGGCATGCACTCCGCCGGTCTTATAGAAAAGCTCAACGTGTCCGGCGCTTCCATAACGGCAGAGTAG